Proteins co-encoded in one Pseudomonadota bacterium genomic window:
- the tsaE gene encoding tRNA (adenosine(37)-N6)-threonylcarbamoyltransferase complex ATPase subunit type 1 TsaE, with product MRKLTRSPDETFALAAQFSRRLKPGDVLALVGELGAGKTRFVQGLAAGLGVPEGVFVRSPSFALINEYRGGRMPLYHFDFYRLTRPSELADLGVEEYFSGDGATVVEWADRFPGSLPERARTISFGIVDENTREIVF from the coding sequence ATGAGGAAGCTGACCAGATCGCCCGATGAGACATTCGCCCTGGCCGCGCAGTTCTCCCGACGACTCAAGCCGGGGGACGTTCTGGCGCTGGTGGGCGAGCTGGGCGCAGGCAAGACCCGCTTCGTGCAGGGGCTTGCAGCGGGGCTCGGGGTGCCGGAGGGGGTCTTCGTCCGCTCGCCGTCGTTCGCGCTGATAAACGAGTACAGGGGCGGGCGCATGCCTCTCTACCACTTCGACTTCTACCGGCTCACGCGCCCCTCGGAGCTCGCCGACCTCGGCGTGGAGGAGTACTTCTCCGGCGACGGCGCCACGGTCGTGGAGTGGGCGGACCGCTTCCCGGGCTCACTGCCCGAACGCGCGAGGACGATATCGTTCGGCATAGTGGACGAAAATACGCGTGAGATCGTGTTCTGA
- a CDS encoding OmpA family protein, with amino-acid sequence MGAIGWTDWWSTGVNIPVAIWEAFINPNQPAGAATKENLYGKLGDVRFETKFRILNIERYHLGLAVIPFFYFPTGKESTFLGNGMWSPGGIIAFDADIKNRVFLALNVGYRNYAKTRYDANNANAVIDDTLILNGGVNVRINDSWAVLGEVLSEGVLSGYWKNQLQNPAEFLVGGRWTPQTRAKGLTVSLAGGRGITTGIGSPDLRVLVGVNYRRAEVGPPPPVAVEAAVEEKIVITQKIHFEFARHNIRPISYPIVDDVAYLLSRNPQIRLVRVEGHTDWIGSDASNQLLSERRANAVRDYLIGKGIEPDRLVSVGYGETRPVADNNTVEGRARNRRTEFTVVQVAPQ; translated from the coding sequence ATGGGCGCAATCGGCTGGACCGACTGGTGGTCCACGGGCGTGAACATACCGGTCGCCATCTGGGAGGCGTTCATCAACCCCAACCAGCCCGCCGGGGCCGCCACCAAGGAGAACTTATACGGCAAGCTCGGCGATGTGCGGTTCGAGACAAAATTCCGGATCCTCAACATCGAGCGCTATCACCTGGGCCTTGCGGTCATCCCGTTCTTCTATTTCCCCACTGGCAAGGAGTCGACCTTTCTGGGCAACGGCATGTGGTCGCCCGGCGGCATCATCGCCTTCGATGCGGACATAAAGAACCGGGTGTTTCTCGCCCTCAACGTGGGATATCGCAACTACGCGAAGACCCGTTACGACGCCAACAACGCCAACGCGGTGATCGACGACACGCTCATCCTCAACGGCGGCGTCAACGTGCGCATCAACGACTCGTGGGCGGTGCTGGGCGAGGTCCTCTCCGAGGGGGTGCTCAGCGGCTACTGGAAAAACCAGCTGCAGAACCCGGCCGAGTTCCTCGTGGGCGGACGGTGGACCCCCCAGACCAGGGCCAAGGGCCTCACGGTCTCGCTGGCCGGAGGCAGGGGGATAACCACCGGTATCGGTTCGCCCGACTTGCGAGTGCTGGTGGGCGTCAACTATCGCCGCGCAGAGGTCGGGCCGCCGCCGCCGGTCGCGGTGGAGGCCGCGGTGGAGGAGAAGATCGTCATCACGCAGAAGATACATTTTGAGTTCGCCAGGCACAACATCAGGCCGATCTCCTACCCGATCGTGGACGACGTGGCCTATCTGCTGTCGCGCAACCCGCAGATCAGGCTCGTCAGGGTCGAGGGTCACACCGACTGGATCGGCTCCGACGCCTCCAACCAGCTCCTCTCCGAACGCCGCGCGAACGCGGTGCGCGACTACCTCATCGGAAAAGGTATAGAGCCCGACAGGCTGGTCTCGGTGGGCTACGGCGAGACGAGGCCGGTCGCGGACAACAACACCGTCGAGGGTCGCGCGCGCAACCGCCGCACCGAGTTCACGGTTGTGCAGGTCGCTCCGCAGTGA
- the lpdA gene encoding dihydrolipoyl dehydrogenase — protein MFDLAVIGAGPGGYVAAIRASRLGARVLLIERGELGGVCLNRGCIPTKSMIASSHALRTIRHAGEMGVALGGAAPAIEMKRVRERKDAIVEKLRAGIAQLIKSNGIELAKGEARIVGKGALSVDGRELAAKNILIATGSTWIEIPGLAPDGDRIVTTDEALDWTEVPATLLIVGGGVIGCEFGCMMRSFGAKVAVVEAMPSILPQVEGAISRVLARQMKSDGIEIIAGTTVESVDTSGGRVKARLSNGTEKTVDRVLVAVGRRPLTKGLGLEVAGIELVERGAIRVDARFETTCKGVYAIGDVIGGAMLAHAASAEGIAAVENIFGEGGSYDASTVPSPIFTWPEIGAVGLTSEELKARGTEFLTGRFPYSASGKAMCDGEPDGQAIVHTDMDGRILGAHIIGRDATLLVPEAALAMRKGMSVVDLEKTIHAHPTLSEVVAEAAADVFGRAIHKARRV, from the coding sequence ATGTTTGATCTGGCGGTGATAGGCGCGGGGCCGGGCGGATACGTGGCGGCGATACGGGCGTCCCGACTGGGCGCCAGGGTCCTGCTCATCGAGCGCGGCGAGCTGGGAGGGGTTTGCCTCAACCGCGGCTGCATACCCACGAAGTCCATGATCGCCTCGTCCCACGCCCTTCGCACGATAAGGCATGCGGGGGAGATGGGCGTCGCGCTCGGCGGCGCGGCGCCGGCGATCGAGATGAAGCGGGTCAGGGAACGCAAGGACGCCATCGTGGAGAAGCTGCGAGCCGGCATCGCCCAGCTGATCAAGTCGAACGGGATCGAGCTGGCGAAGGGGGAGGCGAGGATCGTCGGGAAGGGCGCTCTCTCCGTGGACGGCCGCGAGCTCGCGGCGAAGAACATCCTGATCGCCACCGGCTCCACCTGGATAGAGATACCTGGGCTCGCCCCGGACGGCGACCGGATCGTCACGACCGACGAGGCGCTCGACTGGACCGAGGTCCCCGCAACCCTTCTCATCGTGGGCGGCGGGGTGATCGGCTGCGAGTTCGGCTGCATGATGCGAAGCTTCGGCGCAAAGGTCGCCGTAGTCGAGGCCATGCCCTCCATCCTCCCCCAGGTGGAGGGGGCGATATCGAGGGTGCTCGCCAGGCAGATGAAGTCGGACGGGATAGAGATAATTGCGGGCACGACCGTGGAGTCGGTCGACACCTCGGGGGGCAGGGTGAAGGCGAGGCTCTCCAACGGGACCGAGAAGACGGTCGACAGGGTGCTGGTCGCTGTGGGCAGAAGGCCGCTCACGAAGGGGCTCGGCCTCGAGGTCGCCGGCATCGAGCTTGTCGAGCGAGGCGCCATCAGGGTCGACGCGAGATTCGAGACCACCTGCAAGGGCGTCTACGCGATCGGCGACGTGATCGGCGGAGCGATGCTCGCGCACGCGGCGAGCGCCGAGGGGATCGCGGCGGTCGAGAACATCTTCGGAGAGGGGGGGAGCTACGACGCCTCCACGGTGCCGTCGCCGATATTCACATGGCCTGAGATCGGAGCGGTCGGGCTCACCTCTGAGGAGCTCAAGGCGCGCGGGACGGAGTTCCTCACGGGCCGCTTCCCATATTCGGCGAGCGGAAAGGCGATGTGCGACGGCGAGCCCGACGGGCAGGCGATCGTCCACACCGACATGGACGGAAGGATACTCGGCGCCCACATAATAGGCAGGGACGCGACGCTGCTGGTCCCCGAGGCGGCGCTGGCCATGCGCAAGGGGATGAGCGTGGTGGATCTCGAGAAGACGATACACGCGCACCCCACGCTCTCGGAGGTCGTGGCCGAGGCGGCTGCCGACGTCTTCGGCCGCGCGATACACAAGGCGAGAAGGGTCTGA
- a CDS encoding DUF4215 domain-containing protein, producing the protein MKRACLLVLAVAALLAAITTAAIAQELKAGFSKPVLIGGDNPASPASSAAAMIEFFSHPVVEGARNFKVERDKIEADSLSVYIDDVFATPGAATGKAVSATSPIMDNPGARVASPGIEPINPLGPNDMSLSTSTGFKMTWGLDYSLAEGENVEGRRLALGDVRVEEEGEFKALFGKDPLDTLLIGGARLALLGNASEVSPYDSAYPATVVAKNEAFQWCSIPRFKMPWLGHKKCLMPLGSHEYKDVLIYDAVDIGNGIVGVAYDPFIVRNEMEWYLNVNGFATPPGYVSMTVPPVHTGVRGIAYHSPLVLFRKAGEGASARYKFSGYSSFQFPQIEPGKKIGEILWPFILTNWMVPLASNPIAIEAVDPKDPLDRSYSDLAVLYRNLLLNLDATVHGFRARPAVFETDLSAVDSSLAGHKTFRDMLGVCSDDACTSISSGVTEDLFPDRTFALMVVWRQAGRWLNSAASGEYEKMNPSHVFQPEGATAIVGGDAYDMAVLTDFAEDTEGLRKQHILIPSAYDAPGSDAVLYVVDENSRRIGTRPIKKVDPAFMADPIEYESGTCGYIDFVPARPTPLLLPGLIKVPRPADGLVPYRIESGRITDDRCADFVITWRGSGIVADPENAGHVKFDDGAGRMFSNSVTLGLRRETVPGACSNYAEIEYRTIDVPSTAGELPQIAAAAVGRFMHEGEGGYASAALKADILAGNAVPESDGDGAYSSHAYLFKAALDYSTLPQDMERFRTGFASFEEKAKAAGVADISAKRADEGPDAIAQVTGRPLMLPDAGCPDYSSGSDDPTVGSVFQTYRSVIANLWSAHWTSVSPAMYKVAIPFRDDQFHPLPVGCGEPEPCVISWKGKEYRLPFYKDDPCCKVPCSEPMEFEVSPCGSYFSNQYMPFSCDIVEYRKAWFDCDTSSSTSRNGSEGTTDVIVGHDRGAIAVASELRPAQFASQNSRQVPGTAGQVPGANVLRTDQESPLSFRQLVSSLIAEGFPDNAEAQQALDGIFDDKDLRNFLYEYEKLLTIRKAPDGMFGPPLSFEEIFLIPIYQTVMLSERLEAQAAYEGKPGGFRALGGGCSIAPAVEEARGPAGAGSKVGSVLKRIWDLIVPDAGAAVCGDGIKDAPEECDPKLDPTGCEGPFICVNDSNLKPCTCIRKRPYVPLCGDGIIEGTEQCDGWNADLPCGAGNVCVNCRCISTPPIEQAPASPAADTPAAIAAKILAQLKLPKGQIMPGHRETTALIRIPSKTAAGEGPAEAAPQGGGLQNDDCVVRCATFPGEKAAEKYKALNDEIRAITGRSDDFICPPEQGVTVLCRVDGASAPGAAPSELSLSLSGTPLPGIPGNLMPYSVVQTDGSKFIDETTLEFRTFETLDKPIQLIPLDQQAAGMVVPSMAMSLGAMPMIATSISGAAEGTLLVNNMYSHRVISSGSEEAVSLGLSQTPQGLLPGTAVTIHEMKFRTVNTGGSWTAVEGAMPGLKPIEERIDWEQLKSMLAERVAQLGGAAPRASLYVDTAYPVVPNQRYAFGLYQEKYAAAGGTTDTVDVPFGFIVGEPMIGAQGGGCGCFVGSSAPTASSVLPLIIALLAPAGGIAYLRIRRRNRK; encoded by the coding sequence ATGAAAAGGGCATGTCTATTGGTTCTGGCGGTTGCCGCGCTTTTGGCTGCGATCACGACCGCAGCGATCGCACAGGAGCTCAAGGCCGGGTTTTCAAAACCTGTGCTGATCGGAGGCGACAATCCCGCATCCCCAGCATCTTCGGCCGCCGCGATGATCGAATTCTTCTCACATCCGGTCGTAGAGGGGGCTCGAAACTTCAAGGTGGAGAGGGACAAGATAGAAGCGGACAGCCTGTCGGTCTACATCGACGACGTGTTCGCAACGCCGGGTGCGGCGACGGGAAAGGCGGTCAGCGCCACATCTCCAATCATGGACAACCCCGGCGCGAGAGTCGCCTCTCCGGGAATAGAACCGATCAATCCCCTGGGTCCAAACGACATGTCGCTGTCAACCAGCACAGGCTTCAAGATGACATGGGGGCTTGATTACTCGCTCGCGGAGGGCGAGAACGTTGAGGGCAGGAGGCTTGCGCTCGGCGACGTCCGTGTGGAGGAGGAGGGCGAATTCAAGGCGCTCTTCGGCAAAGATCCCCTGGACACGCTGCTCATAGGCGGCGCCCGGCTGGCGCTGCTGGGCAACGCGTCGGAGGTCTCCCCGTACGATTCGGCCTATCCTGCGACGGTCGTGGCGAAGAACGAGGCCTTCCAGTGGTGCTCCATACCCAGATTCAAGATGCCGTGGCTCGGGCACAAGAAGTGCCTCATGCCGCTGGGCAGCCACGAATATAAGGACGTTTTGATTTACGATGCCGTGGATATAGGCAACGGGATCGTCGGCGTGGCCTATGACCCGTTCATCGTGAGAAATGAGATGGAGTGGTACCTCAATGTGAACGGCTTTGCGACCCCCCCGGGCTATGTGAGCATGACGGTGCCTCCTGTCCATACCGGAGTCCGCGGCATCGCATATCATTCCCCTCTGGTCCTGTTCAGGAAGGCAGGGGAAGGCGCCTCTGCCAGATATAAATTCTCCGGCTACAGCTCTTTTCAGTTCCCGCAAATTGAGCCGGGAAAGAAGATCGGTGAGATCCTCTGGCCTTTCATACTCACGAACTGGATGGTTCCGCTGGCGTCAAACCCGATAGCGATCGAGGCGGTCGACCCGAAGGATCCGCTCGATCGTTCCTACAGCGATCTCGCGGTCCTGTATCGGAATCTATTGCTCAACCTCGACGCCACAGTTCACGGCTTCAGGGCCAGGCCCGCGGTCTTCGAGACCGACCTCTCGGCCGTTGATTCGTCGCTGGCCGGCCACAAGACGTTCCGCGACATGCTCGGCGTCTGTTCGGACGACGCCTGCACCAGCATCTCCTCCGGTGTCACGGAGGATCTGTTCCCCGACAGGACCTTCGCCCTCATGGTGGTATGGAGGCAGGCCGGGCGCTGGCTGAACTCTGCTGCGTCGGGGGAATACGAGAAAATGAACCCGAGCCACGTGTTCCAGCCCGAGGGGGCGACCGCGATAGTCGGTGGGGACGCCTACGACATGGCGGTGCTCACCGATTTTGCGGAGGACACCGAGGGGCTGAGGAAGCAGCACATCCTCATCCCTTCGGCATACGACGCGCCGGGTTCCGATGCGGTCCTGTATGTCGTCGACGAGAATTCGAGGAGAATAGGGACCAGGCCCATAAAGAAGGTGGACCCGGCATTCATGGCGGATCCCATTGAATATGAGTCCGGCACCTGCGGCTACATCGATTTCGTTCCGGCCAGGCCCACGCCGCTTCTGCTGCCCGGGCTCATAAAGGTACCGAGGCCGGCCGACGGCCTGGTGCCGTACCGGATAGAGTCAGGCCGTATCACGGACGACCGCTGCGCCGATTTTGTAATAACGTGGAGGGGCTCAGGCATCGTCGCCGATCCTGAGAACGCAGGCCACGTCAAATTCGACGACGGGGCGGGGCGCATGTTCTCGAACTCGGTGACCCTGGGGCTCCGCCGCGAAACCGTCCCGGGGGCATGCAGCAACTACGCCGAAATCGAGTACAGGACCATAGACGTCCCGTCCACCGCGGGCGAGCTGCCGCAGATCGCGGCCGCGGCCGTCGGCAGATTCATGCACGAGGGGGAGGGCGGCTACGCGAGCGCCGCGCTCAAGGCGGACATACTGGCCGGCAACGCGGTGCCGGAATCGGACGGCGACGGCGCCTACTCCTCGCACGCCTATCTCTTCAAGGCCGCTCTCGATTACTCCACACTGCCTCAGGACATGGAGAGGTTCCGCACCGGCTTCGCCTCGTTCGAGGAAAAGGCTAAGGCGGCCGGCGTCGCCGACATCTCCGCAAAGAGAGCCGACGAGGGGCCGGACGCCATAGCCCAGGTGACCGGAAGGCCGCTCATGCTGCCCGACGCGGGCTGCCCCGACTACTCCTCGGGCTCCGACGACCCCACGGTCGGGAGCGTGTTTCAGACATACCGTTCGGTGATAGCGAACCTCTGGTCGGCGCATTGGACCTCCGTGAGCCCAGCGATGTACAAGGTGGCCATACCGTTCAGGGACGATCAGTTTCATCCCCTGCCCGTGGGCTGCGGCGAGCCGGAGCCGTGCGTGATAAGCTGGAAGGGAAAGGAGTACAGGCTTCCGTTCTACAAAGACGATCCCTGCTGCAAGGTCCCCTGCTCCGAGCCCATGGAATTTGAGGTGAGCCCGTGCGGCTCTTATTTTTCGAACCAGTATATGCCGTTCTCCTGCGACATAGTCGAGTACAGGAAGGCGTGGTTCGATTGTGACACCTCGTCTTCCACTTCGAGGAACGGGTCAGAAGGGACGACGGATGTGATCGTGGGGCATGATCGCGGCGCAATAGCCGTGGCGTCGGAGCTCAGGCCCGCGCAGTTCGCCTCTCAAAACAGCCGGCAGGTCCCCGGCACCGCCGGCCAGGTCCCCGGCGCAAATGTTCTGCGCACCGACCAGGAATCGCCGCTGTCGTTCAGGCAGCTGGTGAGCAGCCTTATAGCGGAGGGGTTCCCTGACAACGCAGAGGCGCAGCAGGCGCTCGACGGGATATTCGACGACAAGGATCTGAGAAATTTTCTTTACGAGTACGAGAAACTCCTCACCATCAGGAAGGCGCCGGACGGGATGTTCGGCCCCCCGCTCTCGTTCGAGGAGATATTCCTGATCCCGATCTACCAGACTGTCATGCTCTCCGAGAGGCTGGAGGCGCAGGCTGCCTATGAGGGTAAGCCGGGCGGCTTCAGGGCGCTTGGCGGCGGGTGCTCGATCGCGCCCGCTGTGGAGGAGGCGAGGGGCCCAGCGGGGGCGGGCTCGAAGGTCGGCTCCGTGCTCAAGCGGATATGGGACCTCATCGTACCTGACGCAGGGGCCGCGGTCTGCGGCGACGGCATCAAGGATGCGCCGGAGGAGTGTGACCCCAAGCTAGATCCTACGGGGTGCGAAGGTCCCTTCATATGTGTCAACGATTCGAATTTGAAGCCGTGCACCTGTATCCGCAAGAGGCCGTACGTTCCATTGTGCGGCGACGGGATCATCGAGGGCACGGAGCAGTGCGACGGGTGGAATGCCGATCTCCCCTGCGGGGCCGGCAATGTGTGCGTGAACTGCCGATGCATTTCAACGCCGCCTATCGAACAGGCCCCTGCGTCGCCCGCTGCCGACACGCCGGCGGCGATAGCAGCCAAGATCCTGGCGCAGCTCAAGCTCCCCAAGGGACAGATCATGCCCGGCCACAGGGAGACGACGGCCCTGATAAGGATCCCTTCGAAGACGGCGGCCGGGGAGGGGCCGGCCGAGGCCGCTCCGCAGGGCGGCGGCCTGCAGAACGACGACTGCGTCGTCAGGTGCGCCACGTTCCCGGGCGAGAAGGCTGCCGAGAAGTACAAGGCGCTCAACGACGAGATCCGCGCGATCACCGGGAGATCGGACGACTTCATCTGCCCGCCCGAGCAGGGCGTGACGGTCCTCTGTCGCGTGGACGGGGCCAGCGCGCCGGGCGCCGCCCCCTCCGAGCTTTCGCTTTCGCTCTCGGGGACGCCGCTCCCCGGCATACCTGGGAACCTCATGCCGTACTCGGTGGTCCAGACCGACGGCTCCAAGTTCATAGACGAGACGACGCTCGAGTTCCGCACCTTCGAGACCCTGGATAAGCCGATCCAGCTTATCCCCCTCGATCAGCAGGCGGCCGGGATGGTGGTCCCGTCCATGGCCATGAGCCTGGGCGCAATGCCCATGATCGCCACCTCGATCTCCGGGGCGGCGGAGGGGACGCTCCTGGTCAACAACATGTATTCGCACAGGGTCATCAGCTCGGGCTCCGAGGAGGCGGTGTCGCTCGGTCTCTCCCAGACCCCGCAGGGCCTGCTCCCCGGGACAGCGGTCACGATACATGAGATGAAGTTCCGCACGGTGAACACGGGCGGCTCCTGGACCGCGGTCGAAGGCGCAATGCCCGGGCTCAAGCCGATCGAGGAGCGAATCGACTGGGAGCAGCTCAAATCGATGCTGGCCGAAAGGGTCGCGCAGCTTGGCGGCGCCGCCCCGAGGGCCTCGCTCTACGTGGACACGGCGTATCCTGTTGTGCCGAACCAGCGCTATGCGTTCGGCCTCTACCAGGAAAAATACGCTGCAGCAGGGGGCACGACCGATACCGTCGATGTCCCGTTCGGCTTCATCGTCGGCGAGCCCATGATAGGCGCCCAAGGGGGCGGGTGCGGATGCTTCGTGGGAAGCTCTGCACCTACCGCCTCGTCGGTCCTGCCCCTGATCATTGCCCTGCTTGCGCCGGCAGGGGGCATCGCATATTTGCGAATCCGCAGACGCAACAGGAAGTAA
- a CDS encoding aspartate kinase, which translates to MQTIVHKYGGTSVADLERIRAVARRVAGVARGGSRVAVVVSAQAGETDRLIRLAHEMAREPHERDMDLLVATGEQASVALLSLALRGEGQETETFLGFQAGIFTDGNHGRARIEGIDPAGVRSALDRGAVAIVAGFQGIAPDGRITTIGRGGSDTSAVALAAALRADRCEIFTDVEGVATADPRICPDAKLLRRITYEEMMELADTGAKVLHTRCVELAARFKVPLVVRSSFTEGEGTWVVPEESVLEGTVVSGISLTTGEAKVAIRKVPDRVGVTAAIFKPIARAGIDVDLILQNVSEDGFTDLTFTVPKADLRRAMQLAEQAARDVKAGRVEAAGDIAKVSVVGLGMRSHAGVAHRMFEALAAEGIAIEMIGTSEIKVSIVVDIREAERAVRVLHKAFGLAISS; encoded by the coding sequence ATGCAGACGATAGTCCACAAGTACGGCGGTACGTCGGTGGCCGACCTCGAGCGCATACGAGCGGTGGCGAGGAGGGTGGCCGGGGTCGCCCGCGGGGGCAGCCGTGTCGCCGTGGTCGTCTCCGCGCAGGCGGGCGAGACCGACCGCCTCATCAGGCTCGCGCACGAGATGGCCCGCGAGCCGCACGAGCGGGACATGGACCTGCTCGTCGCCACCGGCGAGCAGGCGAGCGTCGCGCTCCTCTCGCTGGCGCTTCGGGGCGAGGGGCAGGAGACCGAGACGTTCCTCGGATTTCAGGCCGGCATCTTCACCGACGGAAACCACGGCCGCGCGCGGATAGAGGGCATCGATCCGGCGGGCGTCCGCTCGGCGCTCGATCGGGGGGCCGTCGCCATAGTCGCCGGGTTCCAGGGTATCGCGCCCGACGGCCGCATCACGACCATAGGCCGAGGCGGCTCGGACACCTCGGCAGTCGCGCTCGCGGCAGCGCTCCGCGCGGACCGCTGCGAGATATTCACCGACGTCGAGGGGGTGGCCACAGCCGACCCGCGCATCTGCCCCGACGCGAAGCTCCTGCGCAGGATCACCTACGAGGAGATGATGGAGCTGGCCGACACCGGCGCGAAGGTCCTGCACACCAGGTGCGTCGAGCTCGCGGCCAGGTTCAAGGTCCCGCTGGTGGTGCGGTCGTCGTTCACAGAGGGAGAGGGCACGTGGGTGGTGCCCGAGGAGAGCGTGCTCGAGGGGACGGTGGTCTCCGGGATAAGCCTCACCACAGGGGAGGCCAAGGTCGCGATCAGGAAGGTGCCGGACAGGGTGGGTGTCACCGCGGCCATCTTCAAGCCGATCGCCCGCGCGGGGATAGACGTGGACCTCATACTGCAGAACGTCTCTGAGGACGGATTCACAGACCTCACCTTCACGGTCCCGAAGGCCGACCTCAGGCGCGCGATGCAGCTCGCGGAGCAGGCGGCCCGCGACGTGAAGGCCGGCCGCGTGGAGGCTGCCGGCGACATTGCGAAGGTCTCCGTGGTGGGGCTGGGGATGCGCAGCCACGCGGGCGTCGCGCACAGGATGTTCGAGGCCCTGGCCGCGGAGGGGATCGCGATCGAGATGATCGGCACCAGCGAGATCAAGGTCTCGATCGTGGTCGACATCCGCGAGGCGGAGAGGGCGGTGAGGGTGCTTCACAAGGCGTTCGGCCTTGCAATCAGCTCTTGA